CCATTCCGCTTGACGGAACAAAAGCTCTAAGCAAATCATCTTCTGGAACCTTCCCGATTGATCTTTGCGCAATCTTTGTAATATTAGCCATTTCATTTGAAATGGATGCCTGCTCATTTTCATATATTAATTTGCTGAAAACAGCATACACAGCGATATTCATGATAAGCAGAAGTACTGCAAAGAGAACAGTTGTATACAAATATATTTTCTTCCGAAGATTCATTTCGTCTCCTTTAATACATACCCTACTCCGCGAATTGTGTGAATAAGAGCTGGCCTCTCAGGCATGTCTATTTTCTTGCGCAAATACCTGATATAAACATCAACTACATTTGTGTCCCCCAAAAAGTCATATCCCCAAACGGCCTCCAAAATCTGTTCCCTGTTCAGGACCTGTCTTTTATTTGTCATTAAATAAACAAGCAAATCAAATTCTCTTGGGGTGAGTTCTATGGCCTTATCTCCCCGGCTGACTTCTCTTGTTTTTTCATTGAGCTTTAAATCTGACACTTCCAGACAGTCATGAACTGCAGGTTCCTCTGTACCTGCTGACTTTATTCTTAGTGCAGCCCGTATCCTGGCAAGCAGCTCTTCAATCTGGAAAGGTTTTGTTATGTAATCATTGGCACCCAAGTCTAAACCCGATACTTTATCTTCCACTGAGCTTTTAGCCGTCAGGAGCAAAATGGGGGTTTGTTTATCCTTGCTGCGAATTCTTCGCAGAATTTCTATCCCGCTAAACCCAGGAAGCATAATATCCAGAATAATTAAGTCCCATCTTCCAGTCCGGTATAACTCCATTGCCTGATAGCCATCCATTGCCTTTGTCACTTGATAGCCCTCGAATTCAAGTTCAATTTCCAGAAGCCTCGCAATTTTA
This window of the Cytobacillus pseudoceanisediminis genome carries:
- a CDS encoding response regulator transcription factor, producing MKESILVAEDEAKIARLLEIELEFEGYQVTKAMDGYQAMELYRTGRWDLIILDIMLPGFSGIEILRRIRSKDKQTPILLLTAKSSVEDKVSGLDLGANDYITKPFQIEELLARIRAALRIKSAGTEEPAVHDCLEVSDLKLNEKTREVSRGDKAIELTPREFDLLVYLMTNKRQVLNREQILEAVWGYDFLGDTNVVDVYIRYLRKKIDMPERPALIHTIRGVGYVLKETK